One window of the Borrelia parkeri genome contains the following:
- a CDS encoding variable large family protein, with the protein MFIILITLFLLLSCGSGQQPQVGKDGEAATGGRSLSAVLMEVGKSAENAFYSFLELLSDTLGLRVTKDTTKNDVGNYYKKLAEGIEKAVGELSAISGQTDQSDKQSEKEANESELDKAIEKAKQMFEKLKRYIVSLERIGDISKVGEVGSDTQKGVSASADELKIVFEALKGIVNSAVEAGVEELKGSRLTLSQASIGVASPENGAKVLAENANAGSTVGDKAAAIVSAVSGEEILASIINSTEDKAVKIGADATADTTPLEFAVGGTVGNIAKGAALASAVSGGIALRSLVKGGKLAANNDANDKITVQAVGITSVNKLLVAVEDIVKKTVKNVLKTAKEKIDEARAPKTAGQ; encoded by the coding sequence ATTTTTATTATACTTATTACTTTATTTTTACTTCTTAGCTGTGGCAGTGGTCAACAACCACAAGTAGGTAAGGATGGCGAGGCAGCTACAGGTGGGCGAAGTTTAAGTGCAGTGCTAATGGAAGTAGGTAAAAGTGCTGAAAATGCCTTTTATTCATTTTTAGAGTTACTCTCAGATACATTAGGCTTAAGAGTAACTAAAGATACAACTAAAAATGACGTAGGGAACTATTATAAGAAATTAGCAGAAGGAATAGAGAAAGCTGTAGGGGAATTGTCAGCAATTTCAGGTCAAACTGATCAGTCTGATAAACAATCAGAAAAAGAAGCAAATGAATCAGAATTAGATAAAGCGATTGAAAAAGCTAAGCAAATGTTTGAAAAATTAAAAAGATATATAGTTTCTTTAGAGAGAATAGGAGATATTAGTAAAGTAGGTGAGGTAGGAAGCGATACCCAAAAAGGAGTATCAGCAAGTGCAGATGAATTAAAGATAGTATTTGAAGCATTGAAAGGGATTGTAAATTCAGCTGTGGAAGCAGGTGTTGAAGAATTAAAAGGAAGTAGGTTAACATTGTCGCAAGCATCAATAGGAGTAGCTTCTCCAGAAAATGGAGCCAAGGTTTTAGCTGAAAATGCTAATGCAGGATCAACAGTAGGAGATAAAGCGGCAGCAATAGTATCCGCAGTGAGTGGAGAAGAAATATTAGCTTCAATAATTAATTCAACAGAAGATAAGGCTGTGAAAATCGGAGCTGATGCAACTGCAGATACAACTCCATTGGAATTTGCAGTAGGAGGTACTGTAGGGAATATAGCAAAAGGTGCGGCGCTGGCAAGTGCCGTGAGTGGAGGAATAGCATTACGTTCCTTGGTTAAAGGAGGTAAATTAGCTGCAAATAATGATGCCAATGATAAAATAACAGTACAAGCAGTAGGAATAACATCAGTAAATAAACTATTAGTAGCGGTAGAAGATATAGTTAAAAAGACAGTAAAGAATGTTCTTAAAACAGCAAAAGAAAAAATAGATGAAGCAAGGGCTCCGAAAACAGCAGGTCAGTAA
- the bdr gene encoding Bdr family repetitive protein: MGLAQPVITQQMVIAELTKAGIKRDIAIDLSYRYYRNELTYKDIEYLETTFNLKLEKVEATLQSDIRDLDNKIDNVRNELKSDIRDLDNKIDTVENNLNTKIDTVRSELKSDIKDLDNKIDTVENNLNTKIDTKFNELDNKIDVNKMELKSTLRLHGWMFGTIITLNIGIFLALMSLLVK; this comes from the coding sequence ATGGGACTTGCTCAACCAGTTATTACTCAACAAATGGTTATAGCAGAACTTACTAAAGCTGGCATTAAGAGAGATATTGCTATTGATTTGTCTTACAGATATTATCGTAATGAACTGACTTATAAAGATATTGAGTATTTAGAGACTACTTTTAACCTTAAGCTTGAAAAGGTAGAAGCAACCTTACAATCCGATATTAGAGACCTTGATAATAAAATTGACAACGTTAGAAATGAGTTAAAATCTGATATTAGAGACCTTGATAACAAAATTGATACTGTTGAGAATAATCTTAATACTAAGATTGATACAGTCAGAAGTGAATTAAAATCTGACATTAAAGACCTTGATAACAAAATTGATACTGTTGAGAATAATCTTAACACCAAAATAGATACCAAATTCAATGAACTTGATAATAAGATTGATGTTAACAAAATGGAACTTAAAAGTACACTAAGACTTCATGGTTGGATGTTTGGAACCATTATTACCCTTAATATAGGAATATTCTTAGCATTAATGTCATTATTAGTAAAGTAA
- a CDS encoding BppA: MINVTKIINQRSEVEIKQFGLYGQMMFKEFESFSYQSQEKIQGKQKQVSKISKVRRKLPKIGKDECFKFNSKVYFSMQREALKHMGASENGSMFIGADSLEKLIRNRILKAIGREIPFEDNLKMRKGKMLEVLGFREFVRMHASNIEVLHKNKYANGVDKYNYFKKFRDRETLVGSTIDGCFVSITGEAELLENKVGDNLYLKSAAFEYNKTGNFLENKYFFKYYVQVQMQLLYTGLNKGNLFFIIDDEAINCVIDRDDNFISAVMTEVSRLERDVNNIAKSLKSKSDIDIKNIELDELSVIIGDFLKESFVYQELCDINFKFKFLEFVKSSQLEINGGGKQL, from the coding sequence ATGATAAATGTAACAAAAATAATTAATCAAAGATCAGAGGTAGAGATAAAACAATTTGGTTTGTATGGACAAATGATGTTTAAAGAATTTGAATCATTTTCATATCAAAGTCAAGAAAAAATTCAGGGTAAGCAAAAACAAGTAAGTAAAATAAGTAAGGTAAGACGTAAATTACCAAAAATTGGTAAGGATGAGTGTTTTAAGTTTAATAGTAAGGTTTATTTTAGTATGCAAAGAGAAGCATTAAAGCATATGGGTGCAAGTGAGAATGGAAGCATGTTTATTGGTGCTGATTCTTTAGAAAAATTAATTCGGAATAGAATACTTAAAGCTATAGGAAGAGAAATTCCATTTGAAGATAACTTAAAGATGAGAAAGGGGAAGATGCTTGAGGTCCTAGGATTTAGAGAATTTGTACGTATGCACGCAAGTAATATTGAAGTGTTACATAAAAACAAATATGCAAATGGTGTTGACAAGTATAATTATTTTAAAAAATTCAGAGACCGTGAGACATTAGTTGGGTCAACAATTGATGGCTGCTTTGTAAGCATCACAGGAGAAGCAGAGTTACTTGAGAACAAAGTTGGTGATAATCTTTACTTAAAAAGTGCAGCTTTTGAATACAATAAAACAGGTAATTTTTTAGAAAATAAATACTTCTTCAAATATTATGTTCAGGTACAAATGCAGCTCTTATATACAGGTTTAAACAAAGGTAATTTATTTTTTATTATAGATGATGAGGCCATAAACTGTGTAATTGATAGAGATGATAATTTTATTAGTGCTGTAATGACTGAGGTTTCAAGATTGGAGCGGGATGTAAATAATATTGCCAAATCTTTAAAGTCAAAGAGTGATATTGATATTAAAAATATTGAGTTAGACGAGCTGAGTGTTATTATTGGAGATTTTTTGAAGGAGAGCTTTGTATATCAAGAGTTGTGTGATATAAATTTCAAGTTTAAATTTTTAGAATTTGTAAAATCAAGTCAACTTGAGATTAATGGAGGTGGGAAGCAGCTTTGA
- the thyX gene encoding FAD-dependent thymidylate synthase, with product MNTDIEKDDLLNKEYKVLDKGFIKLVDYMGSDERIVQAARISYRGESIRREDDELIDYLVRNEHTSPFEQVVFTFYVKAPIFVARQWMRHRTARINEVSGSYSLLREEFYLPLEEDIKIQNVESKQTESNFAKDVLSDLKESQSFCYKLYQNMIECNVSKEVSRIALPLSLYTEWYWQIDLNNLFHFIKIRLAFNESKEVRENSSKEMREYARILIDVIEKIVPIATKSFKNHILKGCRLSYEEIIAISGALNISKLKLDDKALKRLKDKLNIT from the coding sequence TTGAATACTGATATTGAAAAAGATGATTTATTAAATAAGGAATATAAGGTTTTAGATAAGGGCTTTATCAAGCTTGTTGATTATATGGGTAGTGACGAGAGAATAGTGCAAGCAGCAAGAATTTCATATCGAGGTGAAAGTATTAGGAGAGAAGATGATGAACTTATAGATTATTTAGTGAGAAATGAGCATACAAGTCCATTTGAACAAGTTGTTTTTACATTTTATGTTAAGGCCCCTATATTTGTTGCAAGACAATGGATGAGACATAGAACAGCAAGGATTAATGAAGTGTCTGGTTCATATAGTTTGCTGAGAGAAGAGTTTTATCTTCCTTTAGAAGAGGATATAAAGATTCAAAATGTTGAGAGTAAGCAAACTGAATCTAATTTTGCAAAAGATGTGTTAAGCGATTTAAAGGAAAGTCAAAGTTTTTGTTACAAACTATATCAAAATATGATAGAGTGTAATGTTTCAAAAGAAGTGTCTAGAATAGCTTTACCGTTAAGCTTGTATACTGAATGGTATTGGCAGATTGATTTAAATAATCTTTTTCATTTTATCAAAATAAGGTTGGCGTTCAATGAATCGAAAGAGGTTAGGGAAAATTCATCAAAAGAGATGCGTGAATATGCCAGGATATTGATTGATGTTATTGAAAAAATTGTGCCTATTGCTACTAAAAGTTTTAAGAATCATATCTTAAAAGGGTGTAGGTTGTCTTATGAAGAGATAATAGCTATTTCTGGTGCATTGAATATTAGTAAACTCAAATTGGATGATAAGGCATTAAAGAGGTTAAAAGATAAACTTAATATTACATAA
- a CDS encoding Mlp family lipoprotein: MNKYAISLILLSSLLLYCCKPEISKKKINHETTNELVENKKIIPKTPEKKLREKLNNTEKTNLDFLKQALNDNDKFNRFILSNESKIKSALEHIKTQTENCNGNNAEDQKRTFKELIKAYFGQMNDSELDQFKTNVLSSCNGAGG; encoded by the coding sequence ATGAATAAATATGCAATATCATTAATACTTTTAAGCTCACTACTACTTTATTGTTGCAAACCCGAAATATCAAAAAAGAAAATTAATCATGAAACAACAAATGAGTTAGTAGAAAATAAAAAAATAATACCAAAAACACCTGAAAAAAAATTAAGAGAAAAATTAAATAATACTGAAAAAACAAATCTGGATTTCTTAAAACAAGCTTTAAATGATAATGACAAATTTAATCGGTTTATACTTTCAAACGAAAGTAAGATAAAATCTGCTCTAGAACATATAAAAACTCAAACTGAAAATTGTAATGGAAATAATGCAGAAGACCAAAAAAGAACTTTTAAAGAATTAATAAAAGCATACTTTGGTCAAATGAACGATAGTGAATTAGACCAATTTAAAACAAATGTCTTAAGTAGTTGTAATGGAGCAGGGGGTTAA
- a CDS encoding DUF261 family protein produces MISILILIIINFIKLRYIRSNCYILLPCSILQSFGIKTSMLWKSCIYRCISKQFEISGVKIKGV; encoded by the coding sequence ATAATAAGTATATTAATACTAATTATTATTAACTTTATTAAGTTAAGATATATAAGAAGTAATTGTTATATTTTATTACCATGCAGTATACTTCAAAGTTTTGGGATTAAGACAAGTATGCTATGGAAAAGTTGTATTTATAGATGCATAAGTAAGCAATTTGAGATAAGTGGAGTTAAAATCAAAGGTGTGTAG
- a CDS encoding Vsp/OspC family lipoprotein, protein MKRITFCALLMTLFLLMSCNNSASSPKDGQAAKSDGTLIDLKSVSSKITEAVAFAKSVTEIHTLVKSIDDLAKAIKKKIQADGLQDDNGGKNGSLLAGAHSVISAVKTKLGVLEQTNGISDELKQKVTAVKTDNDAFIKKLETEHSDLGKADGAVTDEHAKEAIDKTNKPDGTKGVAELKKLNTAIDALLTAAEAAVTAAINALSTPAQSN, encoded by the coding sequence ATGAAAAGAATTACTTTTTGTGCGTTATTAATGACTTTATTTTTACTTATGTCTTGTAATAATTCAGCTTCTTCTCCTAAAGATGGGCAAGCGGCTAAATCTGATGGCACTCTTATTGATTTAAAGTCAGTAAGTTCAAAAATAACAGAGGCTGTTGCTTTTGCTAAGAGTGTTACAGAAATTCATACCTTAGTTAAGTCCATTGATGACCTCGCTAAGGCTATTAAAAAGAAAATTCAAGCAGATGGTCTTCAAGATGATAATGGTGGTAAAAATGGATCATTGCTTGCTGGTGCACATAGTGTAATATCAGCTGTAAAAACTAAATTGGGAGTATTGGAACAAACAAATGGAATCTCTGATGAATTGAAACAAAAGGTTACTGCTGTTAAGACCGATAATGATGCATTCATAAAAAAGTTGGAAACTGAGCATTCTGATCTTGGTAAGGCAGATGGCGCTGTTACTGATGAACATGCAAAAGAAGCTATAGATAAAACTAATAAGCCAGATGGAACCAAAGGAGTTGCAGAACTTAAAAAACTCAACACAGCAATTGATGCTTTGTTAACTGCTGCTGAAGCTGCAGTAACAGCTGCAATTAATGCGCTTTCAACTCCTGCTCAATCTAACTAA
- a CDS encoding variable large family protein: MSCGSGSTKTEDPQSRFLKSLISLGNDFLNVFTSFSDIVGGVLGFNTNTKKSDVGNYFKKVHDTLSSTKTSLEKIVSDMKSDNNPNAEATGIAVKALITNTLDKIIQGAKTASEAVGTTGDELLGNVGTNNAAGVAGTEVDKLVKGIKDIVDVVLKDKGNADAGTDKKAEDLSARTANGNGEAGKLFANDNAGDAAKAKAKDGTIAGAIALTAMAKNGKFAGPSAEAAEYAPAVKGAAISAVIKALDTLTIAIRETIDVGLKTVKDAMKFNSTDTPVTTDNTISEIKKN; the protein is encoded by the coding sequence CTGAGTTGTGGGAGTGGCAGTACTAAGACTGAGGATCCTCAGAGTAGATTCTTAAAATCTCTTATTAGTTTAGGTAATGACTTCTTAAATGTTTTTACTTCCTTTTCTGATATAGTTGGAGGGGTTTTAGGGTTTAATACTAATACTAAAAAGTCTGATGTTGGGAACTACTTTAAGAAAGTACATGATACTCTTTCATCTACTAAGACATCCCTTGAGAAAATTGTTTCTGATATGAAATCTGATAATAATCCTAATGCAGAGGCTACAGGTATTGCTGTAAAAGCTCTAATTACTAATACTCTTGATAAAATAATCCAGGGGGCTAAGACTGCTAGTGAGGCTGTTGGTACTACAGGTGATGAGTTACTTGGTAATGTTGGTACTAATAATGCTGCTGGTGTTGCTGGGACTGAAGTTGATAAACTAGTAAAGGGAATTAAAGATATAGTAGACGTGGTTCTTAAAGATAAAGGAAATGCTGATGCTGGTACTGATAAAAAAGCCGAGGATCTTAGCGCAAGAACTGCTAATGGTAATGGTGAAGCAGGTAAATTATTTGCTAACGATAACGCCGGAGATGCTGCTAAGGCTAAGGCTAAAGATGGAACTATTGCAGGTGCTATTGCATTAACAGCTATGGCTAAGAATGGTAAATTTGCTGGTCCTAGTGCTGAAGCTGCTGAGTATGCTCCCGCGGTTAAAGGTGCAGCTATCAGTGCAGTAATTAAGGCATTAGATACTTTAACTATTGCTATAAGAGAAACAATTGATGTGGGACTTAAGACTGTTAAAGATGCTATGAAATTTAATTCTACCGATACTCCTGTAACTACTGATAATACAATCTCTGAAATTAAGAAGAACTAG
- a CDS encoding P12 family lipoprotein, translating into MKRSILSVCILTLLCLLSCDINALNDLLNEVREKFLDESKDNKGLNHKQENQEQKEVVIDAFEEGVEIKQDMGVKPVNAGFEVSEQFYPYYVQEEIEIKEGDLIPSTESEKEVDNAVKNIERVIEDSGFSQLIEDALKLKSEYERLESSFYGILSELKNKIRSSNLIKDKTNRQKLIKLQNRFNEERNQLDMFMTQIDAGLNKRSSAKYFFEEAQKTLREAIIERLRNNKRRSYSSRRWNSDSLAQKARSDAENVLSLLESSSSNIGEAIGIKKEIEELINEAKSVLENLSR; encoded by the coding sequence ATGAAGAGAAGTATTTTATCAGTATGTATATTAACATTATTATGTTTGTTATCATGTGATATCAATGCCCTTAATGATTTATTAAATGAAGTAAGGGAAAAATTTTTAGATGAAAGCAAAGATAATAAAGGTTTAAACCATAAACAAGAAAATCAGGAACAAAAAGAAGTTGTTATAGATGCTTTTGAAGAGGGTGTAGAAATAAAACAAGATATGGGAGTAAAGCCTGTTAATGCGGGATTTGAGGTGTCTGAGCAATTTTATCCATACTATGTCCAAGAAGAAATAGAGATAAAAGAAGGAGACCTAATACCAAGTACTGAGTCCGAAAAAGAAGTAGATAATGCAGTTAAAAATATAGAGCGTGTTATTGAAGATTCTGGATTTTCTCAATTAATTGAGGATGCACTTAAACTCAAAAGTGAATATGAGCGATTAGAATCTAGTTTTTATGGTATTCTTTCAGAACTTAAAAATAAAATAAGGAGTAGTAATCTTATAAAGGATAAAACAAATAGACAGAAGCTCATTAAATTACAAAATAGGTTCAATGAAGAAAGGAATCAGCTTGATATGTTTATGACCCAAATTGATGCAGGACTTAATAAAAGAAGTTCTGCAAAATATTTTTTTGAAGAAGCGCAAAAAACTTTAAGAGAAGCTATTATTGAAAGATTAAGAAATAATAAACGTAGAAGTTACTCATCAAGAAGATGGAATAGCGATTCTTTAGCTCAAAAGGCACGAAGTGATGCAGAAAATGTTTTAAGTTTATTAGAATCCTCTTCTTCTAATATAGGAGAAGCAATAGGAATAAAGAAAGAGATAGAGGAACTCATTAATGAGGCAAAGTCTGTTCTAGAGAATCTTTCAAGATAG